Proteins encoded within one genomic window of Amorphoplanes friuliensis DSM 7358:
- a CDS encoding EAL domain-containing protein: MGIVAESGRPWWRWYLGATGALVIVTPLLPTHGLRVVMQLLGSTAVIAALVAGIRLNRPRHVLPWRILLGSVIFTVVANVTWPVLRAAGIIGASPAVDLLYYTTYPVLAVALALLPVHGRPGLNFAGYTEAGIITSGAAVVWWTLLVDPLVIDTNHTPEQLHVVVYPMLDMVIFALGLRLLLVGGTASVTYRLIAGATGALLIADTAMFVVSVAGGQPPVVSIVCWLVANALLGAAALHPSMAHTATEPADDLPEDIGTARIYIVTVVATPIMTAIYLLHESWNSRVAPADIIVPVGATALTAALVVARMRQLNVLSRRRAVALQASLDSEARLQQELRERAQHDLLTGLPNRSLLYDRITSALAREIPGALFVLDLDDFKEVNDRFGHAMGDDLLLAVAARLREILGERGLLARLDSDEFAVLLTGVEPEQVEACAHEVLVAMRRPVEVQGHELFATASVGLRRLRPDLLTADILRDAYLALHSAKAAGRDQLATFDRNLREQRRATAATVERLRGAVARDELLVHYQPLVRLADEHLVGVEALIRWQPAGQQMIPPDQFIPSAEDSGLIVPIGAWVLRRSCEVVSEWHRRHGAVVSVNVSPRQLREPDFATQVLDALKASALPPAALILEITEGVLVNSGVVTEQAIRHLTTLREQGVRVAVDDFGTGYSSLAYLRDLPIDHIKIDKSFMPAPGTPDPAARTMVKAIIDLASGLELGTIAEGVETREQVELLRELGCERAQGYYFARPLPEAEAAELLARAGRSAHV; this comes from the coding sequence GTGGGGATCGTTGCTGAGTCCGGACGCCCCTGGTGGCGCTGGTACCTCGGCGCCACCGGGGCGCTCGTGATCGTCACGCCCCTGCTGCCGACGCACGGCCTGCGGGTCGTCATGCAGCTGCTGGGCAGCACGGCGGTCATCGCGGCGCTGGTGGCGGGCATCCGGCTGAACCGGCCGCGGCACGTTCTGCCGTGGCGGATCCTGCTGGGCTCCGTGATCTTCACCGTGGTCGCCAACGTGACCTGGCCGGTGCTCCGGGCCGCCGGGATCATCGGTGCGTCGCCGGCCGTCGACCTGCTCTACTACACGACCTATCCGGTGCTCGCCGTCGCGCTGGCGCTGCTCCCGGTCCACGGCCGGCCGGGGTTGAACTTTGCCGGCTACACCGAGGCCGGCATCATCACCAGCGGCGCCGCGGTGGTCTGGTGGACGCTGCTCGTCGACCCGCTGGTGATCGACACGAACCACACGCCGGAGCAGCTGCACGTCGTCGTGTACCCGATGCTCGACATGGTGATCTTCGCTCTCGGCCTGCGGCTGCTGCTGGTCGGCGGGACGGCCTCGGTGACCTACCGCCTGATCGCGGGGGCGACCGGCGCGCTGCTGATCGCCGACACCGCGATGTTCGTCGTGTCGGTCGCCGGCGGGCAACCGCCCGTGGTCAGCATCGTCTGCTGGCTGGTCGCCAACGCCCTGCTCGGCGCCGCGGCCCTGCATCCCTCGATGGCACACACGGCGACCGAGCCGGCGGACGACCTGCCCGAGGACATCGGCACCGCCCGGATCTACATCGTCACGGTGGTGGCGACCCCGATCATGACGGCGATCTACCTGCTGCACGAGAGCTGGAACAGCCGGGTGGCACCGGCGGACATCATCGTGCCTGTCGGGGCGACAGCACTGACCGCGGCGCTGGTGGTGGCCCGGATGCGCCAATTGAACGTGCTGTCCCGCCGGCGTGCCGTCGCGCTGCAGGCCTCCCTCGACAGCGAGGCGCGCCTGCAACAGGAGTTGCGTGAGCGGGCCCAGCACGACCTGCTGACGGGTCTGCCGAACAGGTCGCTGCTGTACGACCGCATCACCTCGGCGCTGGCCCGCGAGATCCCCGGCGCCCTCTTTGTGCTCGACCTCGACGACTTCAAGGAGGTCAACGACCGGTTCGGGCACGCGATGGGCGACGACCTGCTGCTCGCGGTGGCGGCCCGGCTCCGCGAGATCCTCGGCGAGCGGGGCCTGCTGGCCCGGCTGGACAGCGACGAGTTCGCGGTGCTGCTGACCGGTGTCGAACCGGAGCAGGTCGAGGCGTGCGCGCACGAGGTGCTCGTGGCGATGCGCCGCCCGGTCGAGGTCCAGGGGCACGAACTCTTCGCCACGGCCAGCGTGGGCCTGCGCCGTCTGAGGCCGGACCTCCTGACGGCCGACATCCTGCGTGACGCGTACCTGGCCCTGCACTCGGCCAAGGCGGCGGGCCGCGACCAGTTGGCGACCTTCGACCGCAACCTGCGCGAACAGCGCCGGGCGACGGCCGCCACGGTCGAACGCCTCCGCGGCGCCGTCGCCCGCGACGAACTGCTGGTCCACTACCAGCCGCTGGTCCGGCTGGCCGACGAGCACCTGGTCGGCGTGGAGGCCCTGATCCGCTGGCAGCCGGCGGGACAGCAGATGATCCCGCCGGACCAGTTCATCCCCTCGGCGGAGGACAGCGGCCTCATCGTCCCGATCGGCGCCTGGGTGCTGCGCCGCTCGTGCGAGGTGGTGTCCGAGTGGCACCGGCGTCACGGCGCTGTCGTCTCGGTCAACGTGTCGCCCCGCCAGCTGCGCGAACCCGACTTCGCCACCCAGGTCCTGGACGCGTTGAAGGCCTCCGCGCTGCCGCCCGCCGCGCTGATCCTGGAGATCACCGAGGGTGTCCTGGTCAACTCCGGGGTGGTCACCGAGCAGGCGATCCGGCACCTCACGACACTGCGGGAGCAGGGTGTGCGGGTCGCCGTCGACGACTTCGGCACGGGTTACTCGTCCCTGGCCTACCTGCGCGACCTCCCGATCGACCACATCAAGATCGACAAATCCTTCATGCCGGCCCCCGGTACGCCCGACCCGGCCGCCCGCACCATGGTCAAGGCGATCATCGACCTGGCCTCCGGGCTGGAACTGGGCACCATCGCCGAAGGTGTCGAGACCCGCGAACAGGTCGAGCTGCTGCGGGAGCTGGGGTGCGAACGCGCGCAGGGCTACTACTTCGCGCGTCCGCTGCCCGAGGCCGAGGCCGCCGAGCTGCTGGCCCGCGCCGGGCGCAGCGCCCACGTCTGA
- a CDS encoding GNAT family N-acetyltransferase: protein MDVRLEPWSEFALDLLRRINTPRMRRHVGGPEPEDLLLARHRRYLEMPAAGRGCMFAVLLGGEMVGSIAYHRRDWQGEQIYETGWNVLPAYQGRGVAVAAGTALIATVRELARRPGAPHSLHAFPSVENASSNALCRRLGFDLRGPCDFEYPPGSGLVMRSNDWHIDLTGPG from the coding sequence ATGGATGTTCGTCTCGAACCCTGGTCGGAATTCGCGCTCGACCTCCTGCGCCGGATCAACACACCGCGGATGCGCCGGCACGTCGGCGGTCCCGAGCCGGAGGACCTGTTGCTCGCCCGGCACCGCCGCTACCTGGAGATGCCGGCGGCCGGTCGCGGCTGCATGTTCGCCGTCCTGCTGGGCGGCGAGATGGTCGGCAGCATCGCCTACCACCGGCGCGACTGGCAGGGCGAGCAGATCTACGAGACCGGCTGGAACGTCCTGCCGGCGTACCAGGGCCGAGGTGTCGCCGTGGCCGCCGGTACCGCCCTGATCGCCACCGTCCGTGAGCTGGCCCGCCGGCCCGGCGCGCCGCACAGCCTGCATGCGTTCCCGTCTGTCGAGAACGCCTCCTCCAACGCACTGTGCCGCCGCCTCGGCTTCGATCTCCGCGGCCCCTGCGATTTCGAGTACCCGCCGGGCAGCGGTCTCGTGATGCGCAGCAACGACTGGCACATCGACCTCACCGGACCCGGCTGA
- a CDS encoding DUF6401 family natural product biosynthesis protein, translated as MTNEFLAFAPISTAPAVDPARALLDEMMARVGVDGLAAALGDTGLLAQVDQHAAAVRDALMHAGREVDAEGLAAYAKSIAAAAERMGRPVPQPGHAYLSGPAWLAAEWHLMRLVAVCMIAESAGLL; from the coding sequence ATGACGAACGAATTCCTGGCCTTCGCCCCGATTTCCACCGCTCCCGCCGTCGACCCGGCCCGCGCGCTGCTGGACGAGATGATGGCACGGGTCGGCGTCGACGGCCTCGCCGCCGCCCTCGGCGACACGGGCCTGCTGGCCCAGGTCGACCAGCACGCCGCGGCTGTCCGCGACGCGCTCATGCACGCCGGCCGTGAGGTCGACGCCGAGGGGCTGGCCGCGTACGCCAAGTCCATCGCCGCCGCCGCCGAGCGGATGGGCCGCCCGGTGCCGCAGCCGGGTCACGCGTACCTGTCGGGTCCGGCCTGGCTGGCGGCCGAGTGGCACCTGATGCGCCTGGTGGCCGTCTGCATGATCGCCGAGTCGGCCGGTCTGCTCTGA
- a CDS encoding exodeoxyribonuclease III has protein sequence MRFATWNVNSVKARLPRLLEWLDQTKPDVLCLQETKVAADGFPATEVADLGYQTASYGQGRWNGVAVLSRIGLEDVRHGFDGEPGFPDPEARAISATCGGIRFTSVYVPNGRTPDDPHYTYKLAWFAALRTALAAQEGPAVVTGDFNVAPTDDDVWDPALFAASTHVTPPERDALAALRDLGLVDVVPRPLKGDHPFTYWDYRAGMFHQNKGMRIDLVYATPDVAATVRDAVVDREARKGKGPSDHAPIVVDTDAPVPPSEPGRIPA, from the coding sequence ATGCGCTTCGCCACCTGGAACGTCAACTCGGTCAAGGCCCGCCTGCCCCGGCTGCTGGAGTGGCTGGACCAGACCAAGCCTGACGTGCTCTGCCTGCAGGAGACCAAGGTCGCGGCCGACGGTTTCCCCGCCACGGAGGTCGCCGACCTCGGATATCAGACCGCCTCGTACGGCCAGGGCCGCTGGAACGGTGTCGCCGTTCTCTCCCGGATCGGCCTCGAGGACGTGCGCCACGGCTTCGACGGTGAGCCCGGCTTCCCCGACCCCGAGGCGCGCGCGATCAGCGCCACCTGCGGCGGCATCCGCTTCACCTCCGTGTACGTGCCGAACGGGCGCACGCCGGACGACCCGCACTACACGTACAAGCTGGCCTGGTTCGCCGCGCTGAGGACGGCTCTGGCCGCGCAGGAGGGACCGGCGGTCGTGACGGGCGACTTCAACGTCGCGCCGACCGACGACGACGTCTGGGACCCCGCCCTGTTCGCCGCGTCGACGCACGTCACCCCGCCCGAGCGCGACGCCCTGGCCGCCCTGCGTGACCTGGGCCTGGTCGACGTGGTCCCCCGCCCGCTCAAGGGTGATCACCCCTTCACGTACTGGGACTACCGTGCCGGGATGTTCCACCAGAACAAGGGCATGCGGATCGACCTGGTCTACGCCACCCCCGACGTGGCCGCCACGGTGCGCGACGCCGTGGTCGACAGGGAGGCCCGCAAGGGCAAGGGACCGTCCGACCATGCCCCGATCGTGGTGGACACCGACGCGCCCGTTCCCCCGTCCGAGCCGGGCCGGATTCCGGCCTAG
- a CDS encoding cobalamin B12-binding domain-containing protein: MTVFTTTPPRSLDDPGLGEEYLRLVGDGDEYGAVEVVNELLENGTPPQRVMLDLIARTQGRVGELWAANEWSIAREHAATAISERALAAVAARSSVRPTRGRITVACVDGEWHALPVRILGEMLRLDGWRVDFLGANVPGTHLVTHLHQTGPDAVALSCMIATRLPRAHAAITACRSVGVPVIAGGRGFGPDGRWAVKLGTDAWAAGAQEALDRLNGDWPPRIGDPYETAFLGDDEYTYVVRHRGDLVSTALVRLAAAYPPVSGYDQRQHDATAEDLGHVVDFLAAALYVDDAQIFTDFVQWTSAVLEAREVPPVALQIGLMLVRDQLRDYPAAIAVIDAGVAKLRP, translated from the coding sequence ATGACGGTTTTCACCACGACACCACCGCGCTCGCTCGACGACCCCGGGCTCGGCGAGGAATACCTGCGCCTGGTCGGCGACGGCGACGAGTACGGCGCCGTCGAGGTGGTCAACGAGCTCCTCGAGAACGGCACACCCCCGCAGCGGGTCATGCTCGACCTCATCGCCCGCACCCAGGGCCGCGTCGGTGAGCTGTGGGCGGCCAACGAGTGGTCCATCGCCCGCGAGCACGCCGCGACGGCGATCAGCGAACGCGCCCTCGCGGCCGTCGCCGCCCGCTCGTCCGTCCGCCCGACCCGCGGCCGGATCACCGTCGCCTGCGTCGACGGCGAATGGCACGCCCTGCCCGTCCGCATCCTCGGCGAGATGCTGCGCCTCGACGGCTGGCGCGTCGACTTCCTCGGCGCGAACGTCCCCGGCACCCACCTCGTCACCCACCTCCACCAGACCGGCCCCGACGCCGTGGCGCTGAGCTGCATGATCGCGACCCGGTTGCCCCGGGCGCACGCCGCGATCACCGCCTGCCGCTCGGTCGGCGTGCCGGTGATCGCCGGAGGACGCGGCTTCGGCCCGGACGGCCGCTGGGCGGTCAAACTCGGCACCGACGCCTGGGCCGCCGGCGCCCAGGAAGCCCTGGACCGGCTCAACGGTGACTGGCCCCCGCGCATCGGCGACCCGTACGAGACGGCGTTCCTCGGCGACGACGAATACACGTACGTCGTGCGCCACCGGGGTGATCTGGTGAGCACGGCACTGGTCCGGCTCGCGGCGGCGTATCCGCCGGTCAGCGGGTACGACCAGCGTCAGCACGACGCGACGGCCGAGGACCTCGGCCACGTGGTCGACTTCCTCGCCGCCGCCCTCTACGTCGACGACGCGCAGATCTTCACCGACTTCGTCCAGTGGACGTCCGCGGTGCTCGAAGCGCGCGAGGTGCCGCCGGTGGCGCTCCAGATCGGTCTGATGCTGGTCCGCGACCAGCTCCGCGACTATCCCGCGGCCATCGCGGTCATCGACGCGGGCGTGGCGAAACTCCGGCCGTAA
- a CDS encoding LamG-like jellyroll fold domain-containing protein, translated as MRLIVLTVATALAFTATPALAAPVAAPAPVTVARYSFDGGVGATGRIADLSGKGPALTVRTADRGRVNFNGTTADKYASFPAVCTTGAATCPRALLEGTDDADLDPGTRMFRWGASVRLTKAQVVRSSNVVQKGVVDTESQWKMQVGANQGKASCVVVGQGSAQIYLVRSSIGVADNAWHDIMCQRSGAVLSVYVDGTQRGSVAIPATVSIANNKPLRIGGPNFNTKSDMYHGLLDDVYARLG; from the coding sequence ATGCGTCTCATCGTCCTCACCGTGGCCACCGCCCTGGCGTTCACGGCCACACCCGCCCTCGCCGCACCCGTCGCCGCTCCGGCACCGGTCACCGTCGCCCGGTACAGCTTCGACGGGGGAGTGGGCGCAACCGGCCGGATCGCGGACCTCTCCGGCAAGGGACCCGCCCTCACCGTCCGGACCGCCGACCGGGGCCGGGTCAACTTCAACGGCACCACCGCCGACAAGTACGCGTCCTTCCCGGCCGTCTGCACCACCGGTGCGGCGACCTGCCCCCGAGCCCTCCTCGAAGGCACGGACGACGCCGACCTCGACCCGGGCACCCGGATGTTCCGCTGGGGCGCCTCGGTACGCCTGACCAAGGCCCAGGTCGTCCGCTCCTCGAACGTCGTCCAGAAGGGCGTCGTGGACACCGAGAGCCAGTGGAAGATGCAGGTCGGCGCCAACCAGGGCAAGGCCAGCTGCGTGGTGGTCGGCCAGGGCTCCGCCCAGATCTACCTGGTCCGCTCCAGCATCGGCGTCGCCGACAACGCCTGGCACGACATCATGTGCCAGCGCTCCGGCGCGGTCCTCTCCGTCTACGTCGACGGCACCCAGCGCGGCAGCGTCGCGATCCCGGCGACGGTCTCGATCGCGAACAACAAGCCGCTGCGCATCGGCGGCCCCAACTTCAACACCAAGAGCGACATGTACCACGGCCTCCTCGACGACGTGTACGCCCGCCTCGGCTGA
- a CDS encoding putative bifunctional diguanylate cyclase/phosphodiesterase → MLTTAPSTRGRRWWLLFGVAGVLATVLYTVNLGAAVSTAAFAVIGIGTVWALFAAPRRFRAEPRKAWPFMGAAGIFFLVGVVVRPAVESRPLLADAFTIPGYVLLGLFFVMLLRARGSIERHALLDGLMVCLAGGLASALLLAAPAAAIEGRPQLVSVLAGLYPLFDVVLLALGINLTFTARTWPVSLAALVAGMALMVVGDLAYAIIGVSGRTYASPLLDVPFLLAYTLLGVSALHPSVVELGRAARHPVQAWSWRRMLLLVPSVITPFVLLVTVGGRSVEYRMLIGACGIAIVALLLLRAVSAVQAQVAAQLHSEHQAMHDPLTGLPNRRMISAEIERLLAATPPEGTRRVWVYFLDLDGFKWVNDSWGHDTGDQLVIEVALRLRSAVPAGTMLARVGGDEFLIASVGDEQAALRLVEDIHRCFARPLPVRDTEVVISASIGIAHAPGDGTPAVTAEALQRDADTAMYRSKAEGPGRATIFDTSMHDRVRERIELEGALRTALAENQLSVVYQPIVRMETGRPVGAEALVRWNHPERGPIPPMTFVPVAEDAGLIGPLGDWVRNEALGQLSRWRADGTVGADFYLSINVSPRQLSQAELPMVVSGELMTHGVPASAVALEMTESVMADGGSVTAKVLFELRELGVQLLVDDFGTGFSALGYLRKFPVTGVKIDRSFVSGLGEGGEDEEIVRAVVAMGRALGLSIVAEGVETRVQRDALAAVGVTQGQGWLWGPGVPAGDFASHWSARQHASGAERLGARNT, encoded by the coding sequence GTGCTGACCACAGCTCCGTCGACGCGGGGTCGGCGGTGGTGGCTGCTCTTCGGGGTGGCCGGTGTCCTCGCCACCGTCCTCTACACGGTCAATCTCGGCGCCGCGGTCAGCACGGCCGCCTTCGCCGTGATCGGCATCGGCACCGTCTGGGCGCTGTTCGCCGCTCCGCGCCGCTTCCGGGCCGAGCCCCGCAAGGCGTGGCCGTTCATGGGCGCCGCCGGCATCTTCTTCCTGGTCGGCGTCGTGGTCCGGCCCGCGGTCGAGAGCCGGCCGCTGCTCGCCGACGCTTTCACGATCCCCGGGTACGTCCTCCTGGGCCTCTTCTTCGTCATGCTGCTGCGGGCGCGCGGGAGCATCGAACGCCACGCCCTGCTCGACGGGCTGATGGTGTGCCTGGCCGGCGGGCTCGCCAGTGCACTGCTGCTGGCCGCTCCGGCGGCGGCGATCGAGGGGCGCCCGCAGCTCGTCTCGGTGCTGGCCGGCCTCTACCCGCTCTTCGACGTGGTGCTGCTCGCGCTGGGCATCAACCTCACCTTCACCGCGCGTACGTGGCCCGTGAGCCTGGCGGCGTTGGTGGCCGGCATGGCGCTGATGGTCGTCGGTGACCTCGCGTACGCCATCATCGGCGTCTCCGGGCGGACCTACGCGTCGCCGCTGCTGGACGTGCCTTTTCTGCTGGCGTACACGTTGCTCGGGGTCTCGGCCCTGCACCCGTCGGTGGTGGAGCTGGGCCGCGCGGCCCGCCATCCGGTCCAGGCCTGGTCCTGGCGCCGGATGCTCCTGCTCGTGCCGTCCGTGATCACACCGTTCGTGCTGCTGGTGACGGTCGGTGGCCGGTCGGTCGAATACCGCATGCTGATCGGCGCCTGCGGCATCGCCATCGTCGCGCTCCTGCTGCTGCGGGCCGTCTCGGCCGTGCAGGCGCAGGTCGCGGCGCAGCTGCACTCCGAGCACCAGGCCATGCACGACCCGCTGACCGGGCTCCCGAACCGCCGGATGATCTCCGCGGAGATCGAACGGCTGCTCGCCGCGACACCGCCGGAGGGCACCCGGCGGGTCTGGGTCTACTTCCTCGACCTCGACGGGTTCAAGTGGGTCAACGACTCCTGGGGTCACGACACCGGCGACCAGCTGGTCATCGAGGTCGCGCTGCGGCTGCGGTCGGCGGTCCCGGCGGGCACGATGCTGGCCCGGGTCGGCGGCGACGAGTTCCTGATCGCGTCCGTCGGCGACGAGCAGGCTGCGCTGCGGCTGGTGGAGGACATCCACCGGTGCTTCGCGCGGCCGCTGCCGGTCCGTGACACCGAGGTCGTCATCAGCGCTTCCATCGGCATCGCGCACGCCCCGGGTGACGGCACCCCCGCGGTCACGGCCGAGGCGCTGCAGCGCGACGCCGACACGGCGATGTACCGCTCCAAGGCCGAGGGCCCGGGCCGCGCGACCATCTTCGACACCTCGATGCACGACCGGGTCCGCGAGCGCATCGAGCTCGAGGGGGCCCTGCGGACCGCGCTGGCCGAGAACCAGCTCAGCGTCGTCTACCAGCCGATCGTGCGGATGGAGACGGGCCGGCCGGTCGGCGCCGAGGCCCTGGTGCGCTGGAACCACCCGGAACGCGGCCCGATCCCGCCGATGACCTTCGTCCCGGTCGCCGAGGACGCCGGGCTGATCGGCCCGCTGGGCGACTGGGTCCGCAACGAGGCGCTGGGGCAGCTGTCGCGGTGGCGTGCGGACGGGACGGTCGGCGCCGACTTCTACCTCTCGATCAACGTCTCGCCCCGCCAGCTGAGCCAGGCCGAGCTGCCGATGGTCGTCTCCGGCGAGCTGATGACCCACGGCGTACCGGCGTCGGCGGTGGCGCTGGAGATGACCGAGTCGGTGATGGCCGACGGCGGCAGTGTCACCGCCAAGGTGCTCTTCGAGCTTCGCGAGCTCGGGGTCCAGCTGCTCGTCGACGACTTCGGCACCGGCTTCTCGGCGCTGGGCTACCTGCGCAAGTTCCCGGTGACCGGCGTGAAGATCGACCGGTCGTTCGTCTCCGGGCTCGGCGAAGGCGGTGAGGACGAGGAGATCGTGCGCGCGGTGGTCGCCATGGGCCGGGCCCTCGGCCTGAGCATCGTCGCGGAGGGTGTCGAGACCCGTGTGCAGCGTGACGCGCTCGCCGCCGTCGGTGTCACCCAGGGCCAGGGCTGGCTCTGGGGACCGGGCGTCCCGGCCGGCGACTTCGCGAGCCACTGGAGCGCACGTCAGCACGCGTCCGGGGCCGAGCGCCTCGGTGCCCGCAACACCTGA
- a CDS encoding universal stress protein, protein MQIPGPAPVVVGVNGTAAGLAATRLAAREAMARGHPLRVVHVFTGPGAGSADAPDWAQARHEASEIVAEAVGTATRTVPGVRVEGLVLDGLPVRELLRLSRNAELLVLADDDLASTPRLPVDSVLVQVASRSRRPVFVARGVRPPAGPLMTAVDGSPTSLLALRVAAAEAERRGTALEVLHVVETEARRAAGQLLLDTAVATLPGSWPVRTSLLIGEPAATLVRASRRARMMIVGPRGAGGGTLLGGVAQQLLRRCACPTVFVHGTPAGVTPVAGTVRSAGALMS, encoded by the coding sequence ATGCAGATTCCGGGCCCTGCTCCTGTCGTCGTGGGTGTCAACGGCACCGCGGCGGGTCTTGCCGCGACCCGTCTGGCCGCCCGGGAGGCGATGGCCCGGGGCCACCCGCTCCGGGTCGTGCACGTGTTCACCGGGCCGGGCGCCGGGTCCGCCGACGCACCGGACTGGGCGCAGGCGCGTCACGAGGCGAGCGAGATCGTCGCGGAAGCGGTCGGCACCGCGACTCGCACCGTTCCCGGCGTCCGGGTCGAGGGTCTGGTGCTGGACGGGCTGCCGGTGCGGGAGTTGCTGCGGTTGAGCCGTAATGCCGAGCTGCTCGTGCTGGCCGACGACGACCTCGCGAGCACCCCGCGCCTGCCCGTCGACTCGGTGCTGGTGCAGGTGGCCTCGCGGTCGCGCCGCCCGGTCTTCGTGGCCCGGGGTGTCCGCCCGCCGGCGGGGCCCCTGATGACGGCAGTCGACGGCTCCCCCACCTCGCTGCTCGCGCTGCGCGTCGCCGCGGCCGAGGCCGAGCGGCGCGGCACCGCTCTGGAGGTGCTGCACGTGGTGGAGACCGAGGCCCGCCGGGCTGCCGGTCAGCTGCTGCTCGACACCGCGGTGGCCACCCTGCCGGGGTCCTGGCCCGTGCGCACCAGCCTGCTGATCGGAGAACCTGCGGCGACTCTCGTACGCGCGTCCCGCCGAGCCCGCATGATGATCGTGGGACCGCGCGGCGCCGGTGGCGGCACGTTGCTGGGTGGCGTGGCCCAGCAGTTGCTGCGCCGGTGTGCGTGCCCGACCGTGTTTGTCCACGGAACCCCTGCCGGGGTGACGCCGGTGGCGGGTACGGTGCGATCGGCGGGAGCGCTGATGAGCTGA
- a CDS encoding PP2C family protein-serine/threonine phosphatase → MDLRTPVTPLLAPAPALLRAALDASAEAVLLCRASDDTILLANAAATELLPGLVATGGALARATAEQADSFTDEVAERHLHGRRQALDADHYAWYLRDITEEIRRAEAHEAEQARTAFLAEAGRRLSSSLHQRRCVRTTVELAVAHLADAAVVVLPTRHRQSEWVRLVQGEAAEEGTLRDKVLGEVPGLEEALGGFPPIPSRWLDASQVPAWLLPEGFGPVGALLVTPLPGNAEPAGALVLARRGPDAVFSAEDEMLARIFAARAGAAVSAAALYREQVDTTAILQADLLPPELPQPEGVELVGSYQAAKDALRIGGDFYDVFGPTEESPETVIALGDVCGKGPEAAVLTGKVRQTLRALRLVGSDPAAMLTVLNRALLGSSRQHRFVTLVVGAISRSEHGRVRLELATGGHPAPLVLRADGTVEAVPVTGTLIGVVPQILVRPATIELAPGELCLMYSDGLTEARGGATGNEQYGETRLRDALASCQGMPGAAAVERVRQLVSDWVHGGVRDDIAMLAVRAPARTKLSLMETGGTSASPFAIDATRRGRRRS, encoded by the coding sequence ATGGACCTCCGGACACCGGTGACGCCACTTCTGGCACCGGCGCCTGCCCTGCTGCGCGCGGCACTCGACGCGTCCGCCGAGGCCGTGCTGCTGTGCCGGGCCTCTGACGACACGATCCTGCTGGCCAACGCCGCGGCGACCGAACTGCTGCCGGGTCTCGTCGCGACCGGCGGAGCTCTCGCCCGCGCCACGGCCGAGCAGGCCGACTCGTTCACGGACGAGGTCGCGGAACGCCACCTGCACGGCCGCCGGCAAGCTCTCGACGCCGATCACTACGCGTGGTACCTGCGGGACATCACCGAGGAGATCCGGCGCGCCGAGGCGCACGAGGCCGAGCAGGCGCGGACAGCTTTCCTCGCCGAGGCCGGCCGCCGGCTCTCCTCGTCGCTGCATCAGCGCCGCTGTGTCCGGACGACCGTCGAGCTGGCCGTGGCCCACCTCGCCGACGCCGCCGTGGTCGTCCTCCCGACGCGCCACCGGCAGAGCGAGTGGGTGCGCCTGGTCCAGGGCGAGGCGGCCGAGGAAGGCACCCTGCGCGACAAGGTGCTGGGTGAGGTGCCCGGCCTGGAGGAAGCGCTGGGCGGTTTCCCGCCGATCCCGAGCCGCTGGCTGGACGCCTCCCAGGTGCCCGCATGGCTGCTCCCCGAGGGTTTCGGCCCGGTCGGTGCGCTGCTGGTGACGCCGCTGCCCGGCAACGCCGAGCCGGCCGGTGCGCTGGTCCTGGCCCGCCGCGGCCCCGACGCGGTCTTCTCCGCCGAGGACGAGATGCTGGCCCGGATCTTCGCGGCCCGCGCGGGTGCGGCTGTCTCGGCCGCGGCGCTCTACCGCGAGCAGGTCGACACCACCGCGATCCTGCAGGCCGACCTGCTGCCGCCGGAGCTGCCCCAGCCCGAGGGTGTGGAGCTGGTCGGCTCCTACCAGGCCGCCAAGGACGCCCTGCGCATCGGCGGCGACTTCTACGACGTGTTCGGCCCGACCGAGGAGAGCCCCGAGACGGTCATCGCGCTCGGTGACGTCTGTGGCAAGGGTCCCGAGGCGGCCGTGCTGACCGGCAAGGTCCGGCAGACGCTGCGGGCCCTGCGCCTGGTCGGCTCCGACCCGGCCGCGATGCTGACCGTGCTCAACCGCGCGCTGCTCGGCTCCAGCCGCCAGCACCGCTTCGTCACCCTGGTCGTCGGCGCGATCAGCCGCTCCGAGCACGGCCGCGTGCGGCTCGAGCTGGCGACGGGCGGTCACCCCGCTCCCCTGGTGCTGCGCGCCGACGGGACCGTCGAGGCGGTCCCGGTGACCGGCACCCTGATCGGCGTGGTGCCCCAGATCCTGGTGCGGCCGGCGACGATCGAGCTGGCGCCCGGCGAGCTCTGCCTGATGTACAGCGACGGCCTGACCGAGGCCCGCGGCGGTGCCACCGGCAACGAGCAGTACGGCGAGACCCGCCTGCGTGACGCCCTGGCCAGCTGTCAGGGCATGCCGGGCGCGGCGGCGGTCGAACGGGTCCGCCAGCTCGTCTCCGACTGGGTGCACGGCGGGGTCCGCGACGACATCGCGATGCTCGCGGTCCGCGCACCGGCCCGCACCAAGCTGAGTCTCATGGAAACCGGTGGGACCAGCGCCTCCCCGTTTGCGATCGACGCCACCCGGAGGGGCCGCCGCCGCTCATGA